In Acinetobacter sp. C32I, one genomic interval encodes:
- a CDS encoding trypsin-like peptidase domain-containing protein, with the protein MRRAFTWLPWVLLILVIFSFLAWQKSHQPKPTVAADGVKMPAEKVEPLIDTTRTGGVVSYSAAVKVAAPAVVNIFTTQKVKQMNHPLLNDPVFREFFGNQMPQQPQNENSLGSGVIVRADGYILTNNHVIAQAEHIVVALQDGRRAEATVVGTDPDTDLAVIKIELDKLPVLPFKLSGNEVGDVVLAIGNPFGVGQTVTQGIISATGRSDLGINTYEDFIQTDAAINPGNSGGALIDVAGNLIGVNTAIFSQSGGSLGIGFAIPAKVCQQVLNSILKDGRVVRGWLGISLIPNNIDEDVLTAKPVGVTVADVIRGGPSDSAGIKRGDKIIQVNNEQISTASHLINYVALQAPESLIDVVIEREGKQQTLQVKVGERKAQQNAQSQYIPLPKRQQQ; encoded by the coding sequence GGTATTACTCATTCTTGTTATTTTTAGTTTTCTGGCTTGGCAGAAATCACATCAACCGAAACCAACGGTGGCTGCTGATGGGGTAAAAATGCCCGCAGAAAAGGTTGAACCACTGATTGATACCACGCGTACGGGTGGGGTGGTTTCGTATAGCGCTGCGGTCAAAGTGGCGGCACCTGCTGTGGTGAATATCTTTACCACACAGAAAGTGAAACAGATGAATCATCCATTATTGAATGATCCTGTGTTTCGTGAGTTTTTCGGCAATCAAATGCCACAACAACCCCAAAACGAAAACAGTTTGGGTTCAGGCGTAATTGTACGTGCGGATGGTTATATTCTGACGAATAATCATGTGATTGCGCAGGCCGAACATATTGTCGTGGCTTTACAAGATGGGCGCCGTGCTGAAGCGACCGTGGTTGGCACTGACCCAGACACCGATTTGGCGGTAATCAAAATTGAATTGGATAAATTACCAGTGTTGCCATTTAAATTAAGTGGTAATGAAGTGGGTGATGTTGTGCTCGCGATTGGTAATCCATTTGGTGTTGGTCAAACTGTGACTCAGGGGATTATTTCTGCTACAGGACGTTCGGATTTGGGCATCAATACCTATGAAGACTTTATTCAAACCGATGCTGCAATTAACCCAGGTAACTCGGGCGGTGCATTGATTGATGTTGCGGGTAATTTGATTGGGGTCAATACGGCCATCTTCTCGCAATCGGGTGGTTCACTTGGAATTGGTTTTGCGATACCTGCCAAAGTGTGTCAGCAAGTTCTTAATTCAATTTTGAAAGATGGGCGTGTGGTACGTGGTTGGTTAGGGATTAGCTTAATTCCAAATAACATTGATGAAGATGTTCTGACCGCTAAACCAGTTGGTGTCACTGTTGCAGATGTAATACGTGGCGGACCATCTGATTCTGCAGGCATTAAGCGTGGTGATAAGATTATTCAAGTGAATAATGAGCAAATTTCAACTGCATCACACTTGATCAATTATGTTGCGTTACAAGCGCCAGAAAGTTTAATTGATGTGGTGATTGAGCGTGAAGGCAAACAACAAACTTTACAGGTTAAAGTTGGAGAGCGTAAAGCGCAACAAAATGCACAATCGCAATATATTCCATTGCCTAAGCGTCAACAACAGTAA
- a CDS encoding MFS transporter: MSNPQFSKQLVYMLIGSALILALSLGVRHGFGLYLVPMSDSFGWGHHIFSFAIAMQNLIWGAAQPFTGAIADKYGTKKVVMAGGVLYAIGLVLMAFSSTGLLLNLSLGLVIGLALSATSFTVLLSAVGRAAPPEKRSMVMGIASAAGSFGQFIMLPSTLLLLKTIGWSSALLVSAFAIAFIVPLAWLLKSPSSTAPKALNQPSLSFKQVLHIARKHKPFWWLSLGFLVCGFQVVFLGVHLPGYLIDHGFDATTGTIFLALVGLFNIVGTYGAGWLGDRYSKPRLLMLLYGLRGIAIIAFLLLPLSTLTIYSFGIIMGLLWLSTVPLTNGIVANMFGVKYLSMLSGIVFFTHQIGSFFGGWLGGVNHDIAGNYNMIWLACLVLSAFGVVIHLFVNEEAVIHD, encoded by the coding sequence ATGTCAAACCCTCAATTTTCCAAACAATTGGTCTATATGCTGATCGGAAGTGCGCTGATTCTTGCCCTTTCATTGGGTGTACGCCATGGCTTTGGTTTATATCTGGTCCCCATGAGCGATAGTTTTGGTTGGGGCCATCATATTTTTAGTTTTGCGATTGCCATGCAAAACCTGATCTGGGGGGCTGCACAACCCTTTACCGGTGCGATTGCTGACAAGTACGGTACTAAAAAAGTCGTGATGGCGGGGGGTGTACTCTATGCTATTGGCTTAGTCCTTATGGCATTTAGCTCTACAGGACTCTTACTTAACCTCAGCTTAGGACTCGTGATTGGACTCGCCTTATCTGCGACCTCTTTTACAGTATTGCTTTCTGCCGTTGGTCGTGCTGCACCACCAGAGAAACGCAGTATGGTCATGGGGATTGCCAGTGCTGCGGGGTCCTTTGGCCAGTTTATTATGCTGCCTTCAACCTTGTTACTCCTTAAAACGATTGGTTGGTCTTCTGCTTTACTGGTGAGTGCCTTTGCTATTGCATTCATTGTTCCCTTGGCTTGGTTATTGAAATCCCCTTCTTCTACCGCACCTAAAGCGCTGAATCAACCAAGCTTAAGCTTTAAACAGGTTTTACATATCGCAAGAAAACACAAACCTTTTTGGTGGTTATCGCTCGGCTTTCTGGTCTGTGGTTTCCAAGTGGTATTTCTAGGCGTACACCTACCTGGTTATTTAATAGATCATGGCTTCGATGCCACAACAGGTACGATATTCTTGGCACTGGTCGGTCTATTTAATATTGTAGGGACCTATGGTGCAGGTTGGTTAGGTGATCGCTATTCAAAACCTAGGCTGCTGATGCTGCTTTACGGTTTACGCGGCATTGCCATTATTGCTTTTCTCTTGCTCCCACTCAGCACATTGACCATTTATAGTTTTGGGATCATTATGGGACTACTCTGGCTTTCCACTGTTCCGCTCACTAACGGGATTGTGGCCAATATGTTTGGGGTCAAATATTTATCCATGCTCAGTGGTATTGTGTTCTTTACTCATCAAATCGGCTCATTCTTTGGTGGCTGGCTTGGTGGGGTCAATCATGATATTGCAGGCAACTACAATATGATCTGGCTCGCCTGTTTAGTGCTGAGTGCTTTTGGTGTTGTTATCCATCTTTTCGTGAATGAAGAGGCTGTGATTCATGACTAA
- a CDS encoding porin, giving the protein MKLNLLGFAMLGCLANTTFAAATLYGEIDTSIDYLPEKNANSSNKDVWEISSNSSYLGIKGDEKLTERLSAVYAIEWGLSADGDGTDWTQRNRFVGLKDSQFGTIKVGKHDTPVKQLSSTVDIFNNYVANKADIGGILTGENRIDNVVLYESPVIHLSKGVVKLNALLATGESSGIKTSSGGAKVAGRGLGDAWSASLVYEHPFFVAGLGYDKAIPSTFAGRGFLNVATGQAYTADAQAFATANTIRAIGRLNPIDGLAIKSLYQRSEMEQTSYADPAEAIKWATKANNIDDAQGWLVGAEYILPNAKKWMLKAQYSQNDTRFKNTTADFKAKQIMAGADYAFNKQVKSYGYVGYLTLEQADKKDKQPVVGLGLELKF; this is encoded by the coding sequence ATGAAATTGAATCTTCTTGGCTTTGCCATGCTCGGATGTCTAGCCAATACTACTTTTGCAGCAGCAACACTTTATGGGGAAATTGATACCAGTATCGATTACTTACCAGAAAAAAATGCCAACAGCTCAAATAAAGATGTGTGGGAAATCAGCTCCAATAGCTCCTATCTGGGTATTAAAGGAGATGAGAAACTAACTGAGCGTCTAAGCGCAGTTTATGCGATTGAATGGGGATTGAGTGCCGACGGCGATGGAACAGACTGGACGCAACGAAACCGCTTTGTCGGATTAAAGGACAGTCAATTCGGCACCATCAAAGTGGGTAAACATGATACACCTGTCAAACAGCTCTCAAGTACAGTTGATATTTTCAATAATTATGTGGCAAATAAAGCGGATATTGGCGGGATTCTGACTGGAGAAAACCGTATCGATAACGTCGTTCTCTATGAATCGCCAGTTATTCACCTCTCTAAAGGCGTGGTTAAACTCAATGCTCTGCTCGCCACGGGAGAGTCATCTGGCATTAAAACATCCAGCGGCGGTGCAAAAGTCGCAGGTCGTGGTTTAGGTGATGCGTGGTCTGCCAGTCTGGTCTATGAACATCCATTTTTTGTCGCAGGTCTTGGTTATGACAAGGCCATTCCGAGCACCTTTGCAGGGCGTGGCTTTCTTAATGTTGCCACAGGACAGGCATATACAGCCGACGCACAAGCTTTTGCGACAGCAAATACCATACGTGCCATCGGGCGTTTAAATCCGATTGATGGTTTGGCGATTAAAAGCTTGTATCAACGCTCCGAAATGGAACAAACCAGCTATGCAGACCCAGCTGAAGCAATAAAATGGGCCACAAAAGCCAATAATATTGATGATGCTCAAGGTTGGTTAGTGGGTGCCGAATATATTCTTCCAAATGCAAAAAAATGGATGCTCAAAGCACAATATAGCCAGAATGATACCCGCTTTAAAAACACCACAGCTGATTTTAAAGCCAAACAAATCATGGCTGGGGCTGATTATGCCTTTAATAAGCAGGTGAAAAGCTATGGCTATGTAGGTTATTTAACACTTGAACAAGCAGATAAAAAAGACAAGCAACCTGTCGTCGGATTAGGCTTGGAACTTAAGTTCTAA
- a CDS encoding MFS transporter, which produces MSSPMNIDAKKATEIKLFSFSTPAMRAFHMTWLAFFVCFFAWFACAPLMPVIKGEFNLTKDQIANINIAAVAITILIRLIVGPLCDKYGPRKTYTALLLLGSIPVFGVAAANTYESFLFFRLLIGAIGASFVITQYHTSVMFAPNVVGTANAASAGWGNAGGGATQAIMPLILGAIVMFGVEQAMGWRIALLVPGIMMLIVGVLYWKLTQDCPQGNFKELREQGIEVGAGKKGGVAILMQAARNYRVWILFVSYAACFGIEIFIHNIAAMYYVDHFNMGLKEAGLTAGIFGLLALFARALGGYLSDKVAISKGLDGRTKVLFIMILCEGLFLILFSQMNTVALAIISMTVFALFTHMSCGATYALVPFIDRNALGGVAGIIGAGGNVGAVAAGFLLKGLLDVQTCLMILGALVTVAAFSVILIRFSVEHKAKEQKLFEQAVLERNSLA; this is translated from the coding sequence ATGTCTTCACCAATGAATATTGATGCAAAAAAAGCCACCGAAATAAAATTATTTAGTTTTTCAACACCTGCCATGCGTGCGTTCCATATGACATGGCTGGCATTCTTTGTCTGTTTCTTCGCATGGTTTGCCTGCGCACCACTTATGCCTGTCATTAAAGGCGAGTTCAATTTAACCAAAGATCAAATTGCCAATATCAACATTGCAGCCGTTGCGATTACCATTTTAATTCGACTCATCGTTGGCCCACTCTGTGATAAATACGGCCCACGCAAAACCTACACTGCCCTTTTACTGCTTGGCAGTATTCCTGTTTTTGGTGTTGCTGCTGCAAATACCTATGAATCCTTCTTATTCTTCCGCTTATTGATTGGTGCAATTGGCGCGAGCTTTGTAATTACCCAATACCATACCAGTGTGATGTTTGCACCAAACGTGGTAGGCACAGCCAATGCAGCTTCTGCTGGTTGGGGAAATGCAGGTGGTGGTGCAACCCAAGCAATTATGCCTCTTATTTTAGGTGCAATCGTCATGTTTGGTGTGGAACAAGCGATGGGATGGAGAATTGCGCTACTTGTACCAGGCATCATGATGCTAATCGTTGGCGTACTATACTGGAAACTCACTCAAGATTGTCCTCAAGGCAATTTTAAAGAGTTGCGTGAACAAGGCATCGAAGTTGGTGCCGGTAAAAAAGGTGGTGTTGCGATTCTGATGCAAGCTGCACGTAATTATCGTGTCTGGATTCTATTTGTTTCTTATGCTGCCTGTTTTGGTATCGAGATTTTTATTCACAACATTGCCGCCATGTACTATGTCGATCACTTCAATATGGGGCTCAAAGAAGCAGGTTTGACTGCGGGTATTTTCGGTCTGCTTGCCCTATTTGCCCGTGCATTGGGAGGTTATCTTTCAGATAAAGTTGCAATATCAAAAGGTTTAGATGGTCGAACAAAAGTATTGTTTATCATGATCCTATGTGAAGGCTTATTCCTCATACTTTTTTCTCAGATGAATACCGTAGCACTTGCAATTATCAGCATGACCGTTTTTGCCTTATTTACCCATATGTCTTGTGGTGCAACTTACGCGCTTGTGCCATTTATTGATCGCAATGCTCTCGGTGGTGTCGCAGGTATCATCGGTGCAGGCGGTAATGTTGGTGCTGTTGCTGCAGGTTTCTTACTCAAAGGTTTACTCGACGTACAAACCTGCCTGATGATTTTAGGTGCTTTGGTGACCGTAGCCGCATTCAGTGTCATCCTCATTCGCTTCTCGGTCGAACATAAAGCCAAAGAACAAAAATTGTTCGAGCAAGCTGTATTGGAACGTAACTCTCTCGCTTAA
- a CDS encoding OmpW family outer membrane protein, whose translation MMKKSFACLITGVCALPTLAFADSPYFSLKDGDGFKRFSVSVGALYVKPTGKAQPVKVNTAVANGEQSKVGDVSIKTVKDSISKDMDPNLSTAFINFLDGLGQETLPGSLSGNAEIYGLNEWNNPGTGLEADDVMTLGIMTNYFFTDNVSLEVKAGIPPKVDIQGKGQIYAPLTATAHPSIELPIIGGIDLPSIDLEKQIFITDLEAHGTAATARAWTPAFELQYHFGKTGVNKFRPYVGLGLMYAYFNELKINSAIENDLINAGHMIVNIKDGKAGAALDQKTSSGDPKVKLEASDAFAPVATAGFTYDFNDRWFAVGSVSYAHLTGEATITVNDAKYGELIRAKTDIEINPILGYAGVGYRF comes from the coding sequence ATGATGAAGAAATCATTCGCTTGCCTGATTACAGGCGTATGTGCCCTACCGACACTTGCTTTCGCAGACTCACCTTATTTCAGCTTAAAAGATGGAGATGGTTTTAAACGCTTTTCCGTTTCCGTAGGTGCTTTGTATGTAAAACCAACAGGTAAAGCACAACCCGTCAAAGTTAACACTGCTGTCGCAAACGGAGAACAATCCAAAGTTGGAGATGTTTCAATAAAAACCGTTAAAGACAGTATATCTAAAGATATGGACCCTAACCTATCAACAGCTTTCATTAATTTTTTAGATGGCTTGGGACAAGAAACCTTACCTGGTTCATTAAGTGGTAATGCCGAAATCTATGGTCTAAACGAATGGAATAACCCAGGTACAGGATTAGAAGCAGATGATGTAATGACTCTTGGCATCATGACAAATTACTTCTTCACTGATAATGTTTCACTTGAAGTTAAAGCTGGTATTCCACCAAAGGTCGACATTCAAGGTAAAGGACAAATTTACGCACCATTAACAGCTACAGCACATCCATCAATAGAACTTCCTATTATTGGAGGGATAGATTTACCTTCAATCGATTTAGAAAAACAAATTTTCATTACTGACCTAGAAGCACATGGTACAGCAGCAACGGCTAGAGCATGGACGCCAGCTTTTGAACTCCAATATCATTTCGGTAAAACAGGTGTAAATAAATTCAGACCCTATGTTGGATTAGGTCTAATGTATGCTTATTTTAATGAGCTGAAAATCAATTCCGCAATCGAAAATGATCTAATCAATGCTGGACATATGATTGTCAATATTAAAGATGGTAAAGCAGGTGCAGCCTTGGATCAAAAGACCAGCTCTGGTGATCCAAAAGTTAAATTAGAAGCTTCAGATGCATTTGCACCTGTTGCCACTGCTGGTTTTACTTATGATTTCAATGATCGTTGGTTTGCCGTTGGTTCTGTTTCATATGCACACCTTACAGGAGAAGCAACAATAACAGTGAATGATGCTAAATATGGAGAGCTCATTCGCGCAAAAACAGATATCGAGATTAACCCTATTTTAGGTTATGCAGGTGTTGGTTACCGCTTCTAA